The DNA segment ATTGCCCGTCCGCGCTGGTGTTGGACCAACCCTTGAACGTCGAACAATTACCCGGCTTTAGCGAAGGCCGGGTTTCGGTGCAGGATGTCGCCGCGCAACTGGCCGCCGGCTTGCTGAACGTACAACCGGGACACAGGGTGCTGGATTTATGCGCGGCCCCCGGCGGCAAAACCGCCGCCATCCTGGAACAACAACCGCAATTACAATCCCTGCTGGCGATTGATGTTGACGACAAGCGTCTGCAACGGGTAACGGACAATCTAAAGCGCCTGAACCTATATGCCGAGACGCTGGCGGCCGATGCCTGCGCGCCCGAAACCTGGGCCGCTGGCAGAGTATTCGACCGTATCCTGCTGGATGCGCCCTGCTCCGGCTTCGGCGTGATCCGCCGCCATCCCGACATCAAACTGTTGCGCAGGGAAAGCGATATTGCCGCATTGCGGGATTTGCAAGCCAAAATCCTCGACGCGGCCTGGTCACTGCTGGCGCCCGGCGGCATACTGCTATATGCCACCTGCTCGGTGTTAAAACAGGAAAACGAAGCCCAAATCGGCGCGTTTTTAAATCGGCATGCCGACGCTGAGGAATTACCGATAGAGGCCGATTGGGGTTTGGCCGCCAGTCATGGCCGGCAAATTCCGACCGGCAATTGTCAAATGGACGGTTTTTATTATGCCAAGCTGGGCAAGAGCGTTTAGCGGCGGTTTGTTGTTTTGCCTGATGCTCTGGCCGTTGTTGAGTGTTGCCGATCCGTTTGCCGCCAAAATCGACCACGCCGAGTTAGTCGATTCCGCCGCCGGCCCGCGC comes from the Methylomonas sp. LL1 genome and includes:
- the rsmB gene encoding 16S rRNA (cytosine(967)-C(5))-methyltransferase RsmB — encoded protein: MNLRGCAAQILSHVLSDGQSLTAALDSHLPKIHNPQDRAFVQAVCYGVIRHYYALEFVLRQLLGKPLKQKDGDIKALLLVGLYQLQYMRVKPHAAVSETVAATKHKPWSKSLVNAILRNYLRDAEILQSACGTDRQAAANHPLWIIEQIEQCWPELAEQILAANDQAPPMALRVNLSQGTRDDYLDLLTQQGIAAQAIEYCPSALVLDQPLNVEQLPGFSEGRVSVQDVAAQLAAGLLNVQPGHRVLDLCAAPGGKTAAILEQQPQLQSLLAIDVDDKRLQRVTDNLKRLNLYAETLAADACAPETWAAGRVFDRILLDAPCSGFGVIRRHPDIKLLRRESDIAALRDLQAKILDAAWSLLAPGGILLYATCSVLKQENEAQIGAFLNRHADAEELPIEADWGLAASHGRQIPTGNCQMDGFYYAKLGKSV